The Brevibacillus choshinensis genome includes a region encoding these proteins:
- a CDS encoding DMT family transporter, protein MNATMLLAYVTMCLIFGTSYFAIKLGLEEGITPFLYAGLRFLFASLLVLLILLVRRRLGRLHLKVYLELGFLGILMTTIPFAALFWAEQYISSGTAALLVATAPIFTTLISLYRKQMTFRWFVPAGLVISMLGTFLLIGWSHDGSAHQLEAFFGKLAIILSELFFSYGAVRSREWVTRLTPFVFNGYQMLFASFGLLLLSFLTEPYAETTFTLTLASSLFYLVILVSIVASTLYYWLVQETNAAFPTTWTYVAPVIATAIGYLFLGEALTVSHLIGSFAVLLGVILLNGEGWAKLRQLRTNATQSPGLQDER, encoded by the coding sequence GTGAATGCAACCATGCTTCTCGCTTACGTCACGATGTGCTTGATCTTTGGCACTTCTTATTTTGCGATTAAACTGGGCTTGGAGGAGGGAATCACACCATTCCTCTATGCGGGACTTCGCTTTTTGTTTGCGAGCCTGCTCGTGTTACTCATCCTGTTGGTGCGTAGACGCCTCGGTCGACTCCACTTGAAGGTCTATCTCGAGCTGGGATTCCTCGGCATTCTGATGACTACGATCCCGTTTGCGGCGCTGTTCTGGGCAGAGCAGTACATTTCGTCCGGTACAGCGGCGCTACTAGTCGCCACTGCTCCGATCTTTACGACTCTAATCAGCTTGTACCGCAAACAGATGACCTTTCGCTGGTTTGTTCCGGCCGGCTTGGTTATCAGTATGCTCGGTACCTTCCTATTGATAGGCTGGTCTCACGATGGCAGTGCACACCAGCTGGAAGCATTCTTCGGAAAGCTCGCGATTATCCTATCTGAATTGTTCTTTTCCTATGGAGCTGTACGCTCCCGAGAGTGGGTAACCCGCTTGACACCCTTTGTCTTCAACGGCTATCAAATGCTGTTCGCGAGCTTTGGTCTGCTACTTCTCTCTTTCCTGACCGAACCGTACGCCGAGACTACCTTTACTCTTACTCTAGCATCGTCCCTGTTTTATCTGGTCATCCTCGTCTCGATCGTAGCCTCTACTCTCTATTATTGGCTGGTACAGGAAACCAATGCCGCTTTCCCTACCACTTGGACGTATGTCGCTCCCGTTATCGCGACGGCGATCGGCTATCTCTTTCTCGGTGAGGCACTAACCGTCTCTCATCTGATCGGCAGTTTCGCTGTTTTACTCGGTGTCATTCTACTGAATGGAGAAGGCTGGGCAAAGCTGCGGCAGCTTCGTACCAATGCAACGCAATCTCCTGGGCTTCAGGACGAGAGATGA